Proteins co-encoded in one Anopheles moucheti chromosome X, idAnoMoucSN_F20_07, whole genome shotgun sequence genomic window:
- the LOC128306376 gene encoding chondroitin sulfate synthase 1 isoform X2: MGVISMTQRKKILYGLFGIIVGLCIGALLRNYRTLEIVSMCNTINSMKQKSALDIIGLQPSELPTNSQNNLVFVGVMTAKDFLQGRARAVYETWGKRVPGKIAFFSSQDSVAPDLPLVALKGVDDRYPPQKKSFMMLHYMYEHYIDRFEWFARADDDVYIRTDRLEKFLRSIDSSKPQFIGQAGRGNSEDFGLLSLEFDENFCMGGPGVIMSRETLRRVAPHIPTCLKNLYSTHEDVEVGRCVQKFAGIPCTWNYEMQSILHHNSSGNRAFSGNLKSKEVHSAITLHPVKKPAFMYRLHAYMLGLQAQELRQESLLLHRDISQMTALLQIPRINKNLAPGVPIFPEDETSTGYLGDHNVLDLNRHRPRTLDEVIEWDFIAKSLYSGMHPNPKRRTESSLKEGLTDVVREIMEHINNFSRQRGRVIEFRELLYGYMRVNSLYGQDLILDLLLVYKKYRGKKMTVPVRRHLYIQRSFTEIRVREIVDGVVPSQAVTSSPRVSPSTDTTRHFSNATGLDRISHRVKSLFNGFERLTDTLGNSGISSSTGTRRDRIVLVIPLSGRSETFMRFLRNFEEVALRQDGATDLLVSMYVEPVETPMIVALLDNLKARYPDSRINYSQLYGNFSRGVALDHAIKSPHCNPEDILFFIDVDMVFTVQSLDRIRHNVIRHRQIYLPIVFSEYDPRAPSTILSPGWLASPTTERPKMAADTDQPRNFSVPYRITNDNGYFRQFGYGLVGIYKADLLRPDLKGFSTDITGWGLEDVKFLENVIALNQRGNQRLQAIADGRWDPFGTAAPADGSVPSPPSEELGIFRAPDPSLVHIFHPIHCDTSLEEAQYKMCLGTKANTIGSFNMLHDRFTHSQTLLMFARTHSQNRGNG; the protein is encoded by the exons ATGGGAGTGATCAGTATGACACAGCGGAAGAAGATTCTGTACGGACTATTCGGCATCATTGTGGGACTGTGTATCGGTGCACTGCTCCGTAACTATCGGACGCTCGAGATTGTCAGCATGTGCAACACCATCAACAGCATGAAGCAGAAAT CGGCCTTAGACATCATTGGACTGCAGCCGTCGGAGCTGCCCACCAACTCCCAGAACAACCTCGTGTTTGTCGGTGTGATGACGGCAAAGGACTTCCTGCAGGGCCGGGCCCGGGCCGTGTACGAGACGTGGGGTAAGCGAGTGCCGGGCAAGATAGCATTCTTTAGCTCGCAGGATTCGGTCGCACCGGATCTGCCGCTCGTTGCGCTCAAAGGCGTGGACGATCGGTATCCGCCGCAGAAGAAGAGCTTCATGATGCTGCACTACATGTACGAGCACTATATCGATCGATTCGAGTGGTTTGCTCGGGCAGACGATGACGTCTACATACGCACCGACCGGTTGGAGAAGTTTCTCCGCTCGATCGACAGTTCGAAGCCGCAGTTTATCGGGCAGGCCGGGCGGGGCAACAGCGAAGACTTTGGGCTGCTATCGCTCGAGTTCGACGAGAACTTCTGCATGGGTGGACCGGGCGTGATCATGAGCCGCGAAACGCTGCGCCGTGTCGCACCGCACATACCCACCTGTCTGAAAAATCTCTACAGCACGCACGAGGACGTCGAGGTGGGCCGGTGCGTTCAGAAGTTTGCCGGCATTCCGTGCACCTGGAACTATGAG ATGCAGTCCATTCTCCACCACAACTCGAGCGGTAACCGAGCGTTCTCCGGTAACCTGAAGAGCAAGGAAGTCCACAGTGCAATCACGCTGCACCCGGTAAAGAAGCCGGCCTTCATGTACCGGTTGCATGCGTACATGCTTGGTCTACAGGCGCAGGAACTGCGCCAAGAGTCACTACTGCTACATCGTGATATCTCCCAGATGACGGCATTGTTGCAAATACCGCGCATCAACAAAAACCTAGCGCCCGGTGTGCCGATCTTCCCCGAGGATGAAACCAGCACCGGCTATCTCGGCGATCATAATGTGCTCG ATCTGAACAGACACCGACCACGCACGCTGGACGAGGTGATAGAGTGGGACTTTATCGCGAAGAGCCTCTACTCTGGGATGCACCCGAACCCAAAGCGTCGCACTGAGTCATCGCTCAAGGAAGGTCTCACTGATGTGGTTCGGGAG ATCATGGAGCACATCAATAACTTCTCGCGACAGCGTGGCCGTGTGATCGAGTTCCGGGAACTCCTCTATGGGTATATGCGCGTCAACAGTCTGTACGGGCAGGACCTCATACTGGATCTACTGCTGGTGTACAAGAAGTATCGCGGCAAAAAGATGACGGTGCCGGTACGGCGACACCTGTACATACAGCGCTCGTTCACGGAGATTCGTGTCCGGGAGATCGTCGACGGTGTGGTGCCTAGTCAAGCGGTGACGTCTAGTCCACGGGTGTCACCAAGCACCGACACCACGCGACACTTTAGCAATGCGACCGGTCTAG ATCGCATCTCACACCGCGTGAAGTCACTGTTCAACGGTTTCGAGCGGTTAACGGATACCCTCGGAAACAGCGGCATCTCATCGAGCACCGGTACGCGCCGGGATAGAATCGTGCTAGTGATACCACTGTCCGGACGCTCGGAAACGTTTATGCGGTTTTTGCGCAACTTCGAAGAGGTCGCACTGCGGCAGGATGGTGCCACCGATCTGTTGGTGTCGATGTACGTCGAACCGGTCGAGACGCCGATGATTGTGGCGTTGCTGGATAACCTTAAAGCCCGATATCCGGACAGCCGCATCAACTACTCGCAGCTGTACGGGAACTTCTCGCGCGGCGTTGCGCTGGACCATGCGATCAAATCGCCGCACTGCAATCCGGAGGACATCCTGTTCTTCATCGACGTGGACATGGTGTTTACGGTGCAGTCGCTCGACCGCATCCGGCACAACGTGATCCGCCACCGGCAGATCTATCTGCCGATCGTGTTCAGCGAGTACGATCCGCGCGCGCCCAGCACTATCCTGTCGCCCGGCTGGCTGGCCTCGCCCACGACCGAGCGGccgaagatggcggccgataCGGACCAGCCGCGCAACTTCTCCGTCCCGTACCGGATCACGAATGACAACGGGTACTTCCGACAGTTCGGGTACGGGCTGGTCGGCATCTACAAGGCCGACCTGTTGCGGCCCGACCTCAAGGGGTTCAGCACCGACATTACCGGCTGGGGCCTGGAGGACGTCAAGTTTCTCGAGAACGTGATCGCCCTCAACCAGCGGGGCAACCAGCGGCTGCAGGCGATTGCGGACGGCCGGTGGGATCCGTTCGGGACCGCGGCACCAGCAGACGGATCGGTTCCGTCACCGCCGAGCGAGGAGCTCGGCATCTTCCGGGCGCCCGATCCGTCGCTGGTGCACATCTTCCATCCCATACATTGTGATACGAGCCTGGAGGAGGCCCAGTACAAGATGTGTCTCGGCACCAAGGCGAACACCATCGGCAGCTTCAACATGCTGCACGACCGATTCACCCACAGCCAGACGCTCCTAATGTTTGCCCGCACCCACAGCCAAAACCGTGGCAACGGATAG
- the LOC128306376 gene encoding chondroitin sulfate synthase 1 isoform X1 — protein MGVISMTQRKKILYGLFGIIVGLCIGALLRNYRTLEIVSMCNTINSMKQKSALDIIGLQPSELPTNSQNNLVFVGVMTAKDFLQGRARAVYETWGKRVPGKIAFFSSQDSVAPDLPLVALKGVDDRYPPQKKSFMMLHYMYEHYIDRFEWFARADDDVYIRTDRLEKFLRSIDSSKPQFIGQAGRGNSEDFGLLSLEFDENFCMGGPGVIMSRETLRRVAPHIPTCLKNLYSTHEDVEVGRCVQKFAGIPCTWNYEMQSILHHNSSGNRAFSGNLKSKEVHSAITLHPVKKPAFMYRLHAYMLGLQAQELRQESLLLHRDISQMTALLQIPRINKNLAPGVPIFPEDETSTGYLGDHNVLGATPDLNRHRPRTLDEVIEWDFIAKSLYSGMHPNPKRRTESSLKEGLTDVVREIMEHINNFSRQRGRVIEFRELLYGYMRVNSLYGQDLILDLLLVYKKYRGKKMTVPVRRHLYIQRSFTEIRVREIVDGVVPSQAVTSSPRVSPSTDTTRHFSNATGLDRISHRVKSLFNGFERLTDTLGNSGISSSTGTRRDRIVLVIPLSGRSETFMRFLRNFEEVALRQDGATDLLVSMYVEPVETPMIVALLDNLKARYPDSRINYSQLYGNFSRGVALDHAIKSPHCNPEDILFFIDVDMVFTVQSLDRIRHNVIRHRQIYLPIVFSEYDPRAPSTILSPGWLASPTTERPKMAADTDQPRNFSVPYRITNDNGYFRQFGYGLVGIYKADLLRPDLKGFSTDITGWGLEDVKFLENVIALNQRGNQRLQAIADGRWDPFGTAAPADGSVPSPPSEELGIFRAPDPSLVHIFHPIHCDTSLEEAQYKMCLGTKANTIGSFNMLHDRFTHSQTLLMFARTHSQNRGNG, from the exons ATGGGAGTGATCAGTATGACACAGCGGAAGAAGATTCTGTACGGACTATTCGGCATCATTGTGGGACTGTGTATCGGTGCACTGCTCCGTAACTATCGGACGCTCGAGATTGTCAGCATGTGCAACACCATCAACAGCATGAAGCAGAAAT CGGCCTTAGACATCATTGGACTGCAGCCGTCGGAGCTGCCCACCAACTCCCAGAACAACCTCGTGTTTGTCGGTGTGATGACGGCAAAGGACTTCCTGCAGGGCCGGGCCCGGGCCGTGTACGAGACGTGGGGTAAGCGAGTGCCGGGCAAGATAGCATTCTTTAGCTCGCAGGATTCGGTCGCACCGGATCTGCCGCTCGTTGCGCTCAAAGGCGTGGACGATCGGTATCCGCCGCAGAAGAAGAGCTTCATGATGCTGCACTACATGTACGAGCACTATATCGATCGATTCGAGTGGTTTGCTCGGGCAGACGATGACGTCTACATACGCACCGACCGGTTGGAGAAGTTTCTCCGCTCGATCGACAGTTCGAAGCCGCAGTTTATCGGGCAGGCCGGGCGGGGCAACAGCGAAGACTTTGGGCTGCTATCGCTCGAGTTCGACGAGAACTTCTGCATGGGTGGACCGGGCGTGATCATGAGCCGCGAAACGCTGCGCCGTGTCGCACCGCACATACCCACCTGTCTGAAAAATCTCTACAGCACGCACGAGGACGTCGAGGTGGGCCGGTGCGTTCAGAAGTTTGCCGGCATTCCGTGCACCTGGAACTATGAG ATGCAGTCCATTCTCCACCACAACTCGAGCGGTAACCGAGCGTTCTCCGGTAACCTGAAGAGCAAGGAAGTCCACAGTGCAATCACGCTGCACCCGGTAAAGAAGCCGGCCTTCATGTACCGGTTGCATGCGTACATGCTTGGTCTACAGGCGCAGGAACTGCGCCAAGAGTCACTACTGCTACATCGTGATATCTCCCAGATGACGGCATTGTTGCAAATACCGCGCATCAACAAAAACCTAGCGCCCGGTGTGCCGATCTTCCCCGAGGATGAAACCAGCACCGGCTATCTCGGCGATCATAATGTGCTCG GTGCAACTCCAGATCTGAACAGACACCGACCACGCACGCTGGACGAGGTGATAGAGTGGGACTTTATCGCGAAGAGCCTCTACTCTGGGATGCACCCGAACCCAAAGCGTCGCACTGAGTCATCGCTCAAGGAAGGTCTCACTGATGTGGTTCGGGAG ATCATGGAGCACATCAATAACTTCTCGCGACAGCGTGGCCGTGTGATCGAGTTCCGGGAACTCCTCTATGGGTATATGCGCGTCAACAGTCTGTACGGGCAGGACCTCATACTGGATCTACTGCTGGTGTACAAGAAGTATCGCGGCAAAAAGATGACGGTGCCGGTACGGCGACACCTGTACATACAGCGCTCGTTCACGGAGATTCGTGTCCGGGAGATCGTCGACGGTGTGGTGCCTAGTCAAGCGGTGACGTCTAGTCCACGGGTGTCACCAAGCACCGACACCACGCGACACTTTAGCAATGCGACCGGTCTAG ATCGCATCTCACACCGCGTGAAGTCACTGTTCAACGGTTTCGAGCGGTTAACGGATACCCTCGGAAACAGCGGCATCTCATCGAGCACCGGTACGCGCCGGGATAGAATCGTGCTAGTGATACCACTGTCCGGACGCTCGGAAACGTTTATGCGGTTTTTGCGCAACTTCGAAGAGGTCGCACTGCGGCAGGATGGTGCCACCGATCTGTTGGTGTCGATGTACGTCGAACCGGTCGAGACGCCGATGATTGTGGCGTTGCTGGATAACCTTAAAGCCCGATATCCGGACAGCCGCATCAACTACTCGCAGCTGTACGGGAACTTCTCGCGCGGCGTTGCGCTGGACCATGCGATCAAATCGCCGCACTGCAATCCGGAGGACATCCTGTTCTTCATCGACGTGGACATGGTGTTTACGGTGCAGTCGCTCGACCGCATCCGGCACAACGTGATCCGCCACCGGCAGATCTATCTGCCGATCGTGTTCAGCGAGTACGATCCGCGCGCGCCCAGCACTATCCTGTCGCCCGGCTGGCTGGCCTCGCCCACGACCGAGCGGccgaagatggcggccgataCGGACCAGCCGCGCAACTTCTCCGTCCCGTACCGGATCACGAATGACAACGGGTACTTCCGACAGTTCGGGTACGGGCTGGTCGGCATCTACAAGGCCGACCTGTTGCGGCCCGACCTCAAGGGGTTCAGCACCGACATTACCGGCTGGGGCCTGGAGGACGTCAAGTTTCTCGAGAACGTGATCGCCCTCAACCAGCGGGGCAACCAGCGGCTGCAGGCGATTGCGGACGGCCGGTGGGATCCGTTCGGGACCGCGGCACCAGCAGACGGATCGGTTCCGTCACCGCCGAGCGAGGAGCTCGGCATCTTCCGGGCGCCCGATCCGTCGCTGGTGCACATCTTCCATCCCATACATTGTGATACGAGCCTGGAGGAGGCCCAGTACAAGATGTGTCTCGGCACCAAGGCGAACACCATCGGCAGCTTCAACATGCTGCACGACCGATTCACCCACAGCCAGACGCTCCTAATGTTTGCCCGCACCCACAGCCAAAACCGTGGCAACGGATAG